One Polycladomyces subterraneus genomic region harbors:
- a CDS encoding 6-phospho-beta-glucosidase → MNGIKIVTIGGGSSYTPELVEGLIKRYDELPVRELWLVDIPEGEEKLNIVGDLAKRMVKKAGVPMEIHLTLDRREALRDADFVTTQLRVGLLDARVLDERIPLKYGVIGQETNGPGGLFKALRTIPVILDICRDMEELCPDAWLINFSNPAGMVTEAVLRYSNIKRAVGLCNVPIGMRMRIAKLLDVSPDRVHIDFAGLNHMVFGLNVYLDGEKITDRVIDLITSGEKSNFTVRNIKEVGWEPDFIKGLGILPCPYHRYYFQTQKMLEEQMAAAKEKGTRAEVVKKLEAELFELYKDPNLAVKPPQLEKRGGAYYSDAACNLIHSIYNDKRDIQPVNVRNNGAIAGIPDDSAVEVNCVITKEGPVPITVGELPVAVNGLVQQIKSFERVTCEAAVTGDYRTALVAMTIHPLVPSDTIAKQILDEMLEAHKPYLPQFFQEEQVS, encoded by the coding sequence ATGAATGGGATCAAAATCGTTACCATCGGAGGGGGATCGAGTTACACGCCAGAACTGGTGGAAGGGTTGATCAAGCGTTACGATGAATTGCCAGTACGGGAGTTGTGGTTGGTGGATATCCCGGAAGGGGAAGAGAAGCTGAACATCGTGGGTGATCTGGCCAAACGCATGGTGAAAAAAGCCGGGGTTCCAATGGAGATTCATTTGACCCTGGATCGACGTGAGGCGCTTCGGGATGCCGATTTTGTCACGACCCAATTGCGTGTGGGCTTGTTGGATGCGCGGGTTTTGGATGAAAGAATCCCGTTGAAGTACGGTGTCATCGGTCAGGAGACCAACGGACCGGGCGGGTTGTTCAAGGCGTTACGCACCATACCAGTCATCCTGGATATTTGCAGGGACATGGAGGAACTGTGCCCAGACGCATGGCTGATCAACTTTTCCAATCCCGCAGGCATGGTAACCGAAGCCGTTCTCCGTTACAGCAACATCAAAAGAGCGGTCGGGCTGTGCAACGTTCCGATCGGGATGCGCATGAGGATTGCCAAGCTTCTCGATGTGAGCCCGGATCGCGTGCACATCGATTTCGCGGGACTCAACCACATGGTGTTCGGGCTAAATGTGTATCTTGACGGTGAAAAGATCACGGATCGGGTTATCGATCTCATCACCAGTGGAGAAAAATCGAACTTCACCGTGAGGAACATCAAAGAGGTCGGTTGGGAGCCGGATTTTATCAAAGGCCTGGGAATACTGCCCTGCCCGTATCATCGTTATTACTTCCAAACGCAGAAGATGCTTGAAGAGCAGATGGCTGCGGCAAAGGAAAAGGGAACCCGTGCCGAAGTGGTCAAAAAGCTAGAAGCGGAACTGTTCGAACTGTATAAGGATCCCAATCTGGCGGTGAAGCCGCCGCAATTGGAAAAACGGGGTGGTGCCTACTACAGTGATGCGGCGTGCAACTTGATACACTCCATCTACAACGATAAACGGGACATCCAGCCAGTGAACGTGAGAAACAACGGAGCGATCGCCGGTATTCCGGATGATTCTGCCGTCGAGGTCAATTGCGTGATCACCAAAGAGGGTCCGGTACCGATCACCGTGGGAGAGTTGCCCGTTGCGGTCAACGGTCTCGTCCAGCAAATCAAATCCTTTGAGCGCGTGACTTGTGAAGCTGCTGTTACGGGAGACTATCGCACGGCGCTGGTGGCGATGACGATCCATCCGCTCGTTCCTTCTGACACGATCGCGAAGCAAATCTTAGATGAGATGTTGGAAGCGCATAAACCCTATTTGCCTCAATTTTTCCAAGAGGAGCAGGTTTCCTGA
- a CDS encoding PIG-L deacetylase family protein has product MKLFNNKMIFGTFLLILCFLYLFSPYLAESASALTESHMMQNTNIQGNRVLVVAPHPDDEVLGGGGVIEKAISSGKQVKVVIMTNGDGFSEDVMRQFITLFPSAQNYQKLGVLRHEESIQALGYLGVKPSDIYFLGYPDGGLESLWETNWSCTRLYRGLTGWTHANYPFSYQKNAPYCGENVVNNLSQIIRSFQPTTIVFPDPYDEHPDHWATNAFVQFTLANLHYHPADKWTYLVHFSGFLGSWRNNSLLSAIPPNALTKLDTRWINVPLSNKEQQKKLESLNEYPTQTKIMLPWMKQFVRKNDLLEVYPDLTWHTKGNWTKWSFADITGDSFLQHWTTSDDIISVGGKVNGHRLYIDCTTRFYSTHPVRFRFHIRVFYEHGNKLADFTVQLKRQQENEAKIFKPKTIQIALPLSDAFLNHADSFLISVDTLSGNKQIDRTAWRYVQIKN; this is encoded by the coding sequence ATGAAACTTTTCAATAATAAGATGATTTTTGGCACATTTTTGCTTATCCTCTGTTTTTTGTATTTATTTTCCCCTTATCTGGCCGAAAGTGCCAGCGCGTTAACCGAAAGCCATATGATGCAGAACACGAACATCCAAGGAAACCGGGTATTGGTCGTCGCACCTCACCCTGATGACGAAGTGCTGGGGGGTGGCGGAGTGATCGAGAAAGCCATTTCCTCGGGTAAACAAGTTAAGGTTGTCATCATGACAAACGGGGATGGTTTTTCAGAAGATGTGATGCGTCAATTCATCACCCTTTTTCCATCTGCCCAAAATTATCAAAAACTGGGTGTCTTGCGGCATGAAGAGTCCATTCAAGCCTTGGGCTATTTGGGTGTAAAGCCATCCGATATTTATTTTTTGGGTTATCCGGACGGCGGTCTTGAATCGTTATGGGAAACTAACTGGAGTTGCACGCGGTTGTATCGCGGGTTAACCGGTTGGACCCACGCGAACTATCCATTCAGTTACCAAAAGAATGCCCCTTATTGCGGGGAAAATGTCGTTAACAATCTGTCACAGATCATCCGTTCATTTCAGCCGACAACGATTGTGTTTCCGGATCCGTATGATGAGCATCCGGACCATTGGGCGACCAATGCTTTTGTGCAATTCACGCTGGCCAATCTGCACTATCATCCTGCTGATAAGTGGACCTATCTTGTTCATTTCAGCGGTTTTTTGGGTTCATGGCGAAATAATTCGCTCCTATCCGCCATTCCGCCCAATGCCTTAACAAAACTGGATACCCGGTGGATCAATGTGCCATTAAGCAATAAAGAACAACAGAAAAAACTGGAATCCCTTAATGAGTATCCGACACAAACGAAAATCATGTTACCTTGGATGAAACAGTTTGTCCGCAAAAATGACTTGCTCGAAGTTTATCCCGATCTTACTTGGCACACAAAAGGCAATTGGACAAAATGGTCATTTGCCGACATCACCGGGGACAGCTTCTTGCAACATTGGACGACTAGCGATGACATCATTTCGGTTGGCGGAAAGGTCAACGGCCACCGTTTGTATATTGATTGCACGACCAGATTTTACTCCACGCATCCCGTGAGGTTCCGTTTCCACATCCGTGTTTTCTATGAACACGGAAACAAGCTGGCCGATTTCACAGTCCAGCTAAAACGACAGCAAGAGAATGAAGCGAAGATTTTCAAGCCAAAAACGATACAAATTGCGTTACCACTTTCCGATGCCTTTCTGAACCATGCGGATAGTTTTCTCATCTCGGTCGATACACTTTCGGGAAATAAGCAGATTGACCGAACAGCATGGCGATATGTTCAAATCAAAAATTGA
- a CDS encoding alpha/beta hydrolase — MFVGVSVENYEDRLYTWDGVYIHYRTWLPHEPRAVAVLVHGAGEHLGLYEHLGERFIRDGFGLVLYDLRGFGYSEGRCGHVTHFHEYLNDLDQLVHVFRKKLGNRCIYLIGHSLGGLIVTRYAQLRPDHVDGIVLSAPALALRIHVPISVRRLISIISRVAPSFSINPYGLMKKAQRIPRLKSMVTYHVQTNKMVDPLIPLKYSVRWIQQLLVQTEEALQNVTSITVPTLCICGNNDTLIPSDIVRLFFDSLTVKEKEWLLLPEFGHCILHSEQSSSVIDTLIGWLKRQVQVAFRE; from the coding sequence GTGTTTGTCGGGGTGTCTGTTGAGAACTATGAGGACAGGCTATATACATGGGATGGGGTTTACATTCATTATCGAACATGGCTTCCTCATGAACCCCGCGCTGTCGCTGTATTGGTACATGGTGCGGGGGAGCACTTGGGATTATACGAACATTTGGGGGAAAGGTTCATTCGGGATGGATTCGGTTTGGTTTTGTATGATTTGCGAGGATTTGGCTATTCTGAAGGGAGATGCGGTCATGTCACCCATTTCCATGAATACCTGAATGATCTGGACCAACTGGTACACGTTTTCAGAAAAAAACTGGGGAATCGCTGTATTTACTTGATCGGACACAGCTTGGGAGGGTTAATCGTTACGCGGTATGCCCAACTCCGGCCTGATCATGTCGACGGCATTGTTTTATCTGCTCCTGCTTTAGCTTTGCGGATTCACGTCCCGATCTCTGTTCGGCGGTTGATATCCATCATCAGCCGGGTAGCCCCTTCATTCAGCATCAATCCATATGGCTTGATGAAAAAAGCACAACGTATTCCGAGGCTGAAGTCGATGGTGACCTATCATGTTCAAACCAACAAGATGGTGGACCCGCTGATCCCCCTCAAGTATTCCGTCCGCTGGATTCAGCAGCTGCTTGTCCAAACTGAAGAAGCGTTGCAAAATGTGACCAGCATCACCGTTCCCACCCTGTGTATCTGTGGTAATAATGATACCTTGATCCCTTCGGATATCGTTCGCTTGTTTTTTGACTCGCTGACTGTCAAGGAAAAAGAATGGCTCCTTCTCCCCGAATTCGGGCACTGTATCCTTCACTCGGAACAATCCAGTTCGGTTATAGACACTTTGATCGGCTGGCTCAAACGGCAGGTACAAGTAGCTTTTCGGGAGTGA
- the ehuD gene encoding ectoine/hydroxyectoine ABC transporter permease subunit EhuD, with protein MGWSWKFTLQILPQLLQAVKITISATIVSFLIALVCGLWLAFARRSEVKLLSWVTGGFVEFVRSTPPLVQLFFIFYVAPHFGLMLSPFTAGVLGLGIHYSTYLSEVYRAGIDAVPRGQWEAAIALNFSKAQMWMRIILPQAIRPIVPVLGNYLIVMFKETPLLSAITLIELLGQAQIIGSNSFRYLEPITLVGVFFLILSYLSSLLVRRLEAWLKLNQKGFIN; from the coding sequence GTGGGGTGGTCTTGGAAGTTTACTTTGCAAATTTTACCGCAACTGCTCCAAGCAGTGAAGATTACGATTAGTGCGACGATCGTCTCCTTCTTGATTGCACTTGTCTGCGGCCTTTGGTTAGCTTTTGCACGACGGTCTGAGGTAAAGCTTTTGTCATGGGTGACCGGTGGTTTTGTCGAATTTGTGCGCAGTACACCGCCATTAGTTCAGTTGTTCTTCATTTTTTATGTGGCACCTCATTTTGGGTTGATGTTGTCTCCATTCACGGCTGGCGTGCTGGGATTGGGTATTCACTATAGCACCTACCTATCGGAGGTATACCGGGCAGGTATTGACGCGGTGCCGCGCGGGCAATGGGAAGCTGCTATCGCTCTCAACTTTTCAAAAGCGCAAATGTGGATGCGGATTATTCTCCCGCAGGCCATCCGGCCGATTGTTCCCGTATTGGGAAACTATCTGATCGTGATGTTTAAAGAAACGCCACTTTTATCAGCAATCACGCTGATCGAGTTACTGGGCCAAGCGCAGATAATTGGCTCAAATTCATTCCGCTATTTGGAACCCATTACACTCGTCGGGGTATTTTTCCTCATATTGAGTTACCTTTCCTCACTCCTGGTACGCCGCTTGGAAGCATGGCTCAAACTCAATCAAAAAGGATTTATAAACTGA
- a CDS encoding cytochrome P450 family protein yields the protein MINPESLLKLDFFSPEFKSNAWKVYRELRERGAIHRIRMPWDEPAWLIVRYDEAQAALTEKRLLKNVKLFQDKEILRRRTEELQIFVHHMLSSDPPDHTRLRNLVQQAFTPRMIEQLRERIEEIAEDLLDTIAGAPGRKVDLIRDYAFPLPIIVISDMLGVPREDRDRFREWSNAIISTVNRPEGFEAIRSQMKDFQKYLERLFEERRRHPREDLISGLLAAEEQGDRLSEKELYSMVFLLIIAGHETTVNLIGNGVLALLQHPEQMALLRRERQLIITAVEEVLRYYSPVEMSTNRWVGEDFSFEGQPFRHGDLVLVAIGSANRDERHFPDPDVFDITREPNPHIAFGKGIHYCLGAPLARLEGQIAISRLLDRLPELRLDLDEESLPWREDFLMRGLMRLPVRF from the coding sequence ATGATCAATCCTGAAAGTTTACTTAAGCTGGATTTTTTTTCGCCCGAATTCAAGTCCAATGCTTGGAAAGTGTATCGGGAACTGCGGGAAAGGGGGGCGATTCATCGCATTCGGATGCCTTGGGACGAACCGGCTTGGCTCATCGTCCGCTATGATGAGGCCCAGGCGGCACTGACAGAGAAACGATTGCTCAAAAATGTGAAGCTATTCCAGGATAAAGAAATATTGCGCCGCCGCACTGAGGAATTACAAATATTTGTGCATCATATGCTCTCATCAGACCCGCCGGATCATACACGCCTTCGGAATCTGGTGCAACAGGCTTTCACCCCCAGGATGATTGAACAACTCAGGGAACGCATCGAGGAGATCGCGGAGGATTTGCTGGACACTATTGCCGGTGCACCGGGCAGGAAGGTGGATCTGATCCGAGATTATGCATTTCCCCTGCCGATCATCGTCATCAGCGACATGCTGGGTGTCCCGCGGGAAGACCGCGACCGGTTTCGGGAGTGGTCCAATGCGATTATTTCCACAGTCAACCGCCCGGAAGGGTTCGAAGCGATCCGATCCCAAATGAAGGACTTCCAGAAATATCTGGAAAGGCTTTTCGAAGAACGCCGGCGTCATCCCCGGGAAGACTTGATCAGCGGCTTGTTGGCGGCGGAAGAGCAAGGGGACCGTCTCAGCGAGAAGGAACTTTACTCCATGGTGTTTCTGCTCATCATCGCGGGACATGAAACCACCGTCAACTTGATCGGAAACGGTGTTCTCGCCTTGCTGCAACATCCGGAGCAGATGGCACTTTTACGAAGGGAGAGACAACTGATCATCACTGCAGTGGAGGAAGTTCTGCGTTACTACAGCCCTGTGGAGATGTCGACCAACCGATGGGTCGGGGAGGACTTTTCATTCGAGGGACAACCATTTCGTCATGGAGATCTAGTCCTCGTTGCCATCGGCTCCGCCAACCGGGACGAACGCCATTTTCCCGATCCAGACGTGTTTGACATCACCCGTGAGCCCAATCCCCATATTGCTTTCGGCAAGGGTATCCATTATTGTCTGGGGGCTCCCCTCGCCAGGTTGGAGGGGCAAATCGCCATCTCTCGCCTCCTCGACCGTTTGCCGGAACTACGTCTTGATTTGGATGAGGAATCCCTTCCCTGGCGTGAGGACTTCCTCATGCGAGGCTTGATGCGATTGCCTGTCCGATTTTGA
- a CDS encoding YheC/YheD family protein: protein MPEKEAIVYLSRTFAEEHDLDVSAITVHFGAWKREVKLSIDPDLPPDQIGLADGMMKNLTVPSHLPYDVRIDENGLHIGPVIGFIVSQSREWITPEKLNHHIQRLSDYENIRGLIFLCTVDEIDLETRTIRGYYYDPDGPDGPQWVKGRFPYPGAFYKRIRIDQQVYDDLTKVISPDRVFNRNYFYKLRFWNIMSRIPDVREHLPYTEELADIRQLDWFLGEYGSVFLKPSRGLHGRGIVHVEKKRDRYRISFREGKTASILTKRQVVDLLNQLKDRKTYLIQQAVQMKYGKSPVDFRVYMQKDSQQQWTCKGMVARIAKVGSIVTNLRYLDRLMYPDEAIQKVYQLNHDEAKSLERHIHEVCCNVCNTLDRLSVGLYGDVAIDLTVDRNRKVWILEVNKKYGCKFLELLGDTQLLREILTGPLKYAKALAGFPDGVDFLEDRSMSVKAVSGQDSRMLDQILAPESDNSAEDPAIADKGKDDLSVEPSANLEKPSDLASEKKQPASVDLQKGDPPNTKPRPVAARSGNPLSNRPRRSEESRAVNPLRHLRRSGSTVRGMGVRAAMRLHRGDCTNSQRMQSCHQPDKPRPVALGSGGPLSGQPRRSEKTQSVNSQSTLRHNQNPAPPLIIHESVWAPGGRSGY from the coding sequence ATGCCGGAAAAAGAAGCGATCGTTTATCTGTCTCGTACATTTGCGGAAGAACACGATCTTGACGTTTCTGCCATCACGGTTCACTTCGGAGCGTGGAAAAGGGAAGTGAAGCTTTCGATCGATCCCGACCTGCCGCCGGATCAGATCGGATTGGCCGACGGGATGATGAAAAATTTGACCGTACCTAGCCACCTTCCCTATGACGTCCGCATCGATGAAAACGGTCTGCACATCGGACCTGTGATCGGTTTCATCGTTTCCCAGAGCAGGGAGTGGATCACACCCGAGAAATTAAACCACCATATTCAGCGTCTCTCCGACTATGAGAACATCCGGGGATTGATTTTCCTCTGCACCGTCGACGAGATCGACCTGGAGACCCGGACCATTAGAGGTTATTACTATGATCCGGACGGGCCGGATGGACCCCAGTGGGTAAAAGGCAGGTTTCCCTACCCAGGGGCGTTTTACAAACGAATCCGGATAGACCAACAGGTCTATGACGATTTGACCAAGGTAATCAGTCCGGATCGGGTATTCAACCGTAACTATTTTTACAAACTCCGATTTTGGAATATCATGAGCCGGATCCCGGACGTCAGGGAGCATCTTCCCTACACGGAAGAACTGGCCGATATCCGGCAATTGGATTGGTTCCTCGGGGAATACGGGAGCGTTTTTTTGAAACCTTCCCGTGGCTTACATGGGCGTGGTATCGTACACGTCGAAAAAAAGAGAGATCGGTACCGGATCAGCTTCAGGGAGGGGAAGACAGCTTCTATACTTACGAAGAGACAGGTGGTCGATCTGTTGAACCAGCTGAAAGATCGGAAAACCTATCTGATCCAGCAGGCGGTTCAAATGAAATACGGAAAAAGCCCCGTCGACTTCCGTGTGTACATGCAAAAAGACAGCCAGCAACAATGGACCTGTAAAGGGATGGTCGCTCGGATTGCCAAAGTAGGTAGTATCGTCACCAACCTAAGATACTTGGACCGGTTGATGTACCCTGACGAGGCCATCCAGAAAGTTTACCAGCTCAACCACGATGAAGCGAAAAGCCTCGAAAGGCATATTCACGAGGTTTGCTGTAACGTCTGCAATACCCTGGACCGTTTGTCCGTGGGATTATATGGGGACGTGGCGATCGACCTGACAGTTGATAGAAACAGAAAAGTCTGGATCCTGGAGGTCAACAAAAAATACGGTTGCAAATTCCTAGAACTGTTGGGCGACACCCAACTCCTCCGCGAAATTTTGACCGGCCCCCTCAAATACGCCAAGGCCCTTGCCGGTTTCCCGGACGGAGTAGATTTCTTGGAAGATCGTTCAATGTCAGTAAAAGCGGTTTCGGGCCAAGATAGTCGGATGCTGGACCAGATTCTTGCTCCTGAGTCCGACAATTCAGCAGAAGACCCCGCCATTGCTGACAAAGGGAAAGACGATCTGTCTGTTGAACCATCTGCAAATCTGGAGAAGCCATCTGATTTAGCAAGTGAAAAAAAACAGCCAGCATCAGTGGATCTCCAAAAGGGGGATCCCCCGAATACTAAACCTCGACCGGTTGCTGCGCGCAGTGGCAATCCGCTTTCGAACCGACCGCGACGAAGTGAAGAGTCTCGAGCCGTAAATCCGTTACGACATTTACGACGGTCTGGGTCCACTGTTCGGGGTATGGGTGTACGCGCCGCAATGCGTCTGCATAGGGGAGATTGTACGAATAGCCAAAGAATGCAGTCTTGTCATCAACCCGATAAACCTCGACCGGTTGCTTTAGGCAGTGGCGGTCCTCTTTCTGGCCAACCGCGACGAAGCGAAAAGACTCAAAGCGTAAATTCACAGAGTACTTTACGACATAATCAAAACCCTGCACCCCCGCTGATTATCCATGAGTCTGTATGGGCACCAGGTGGTCGATCAGGTTATTGA
- a CDS encoding esterase-like activity of phytase family protein yields MAAGFLALGVQNLVNAASLSSSVHRQPCVTGKYVLRDAPPLGHGIRAGMGSGLVHLPEDPENVYYTITDRGPNVEVKVGDEKRRTFPLEKFTPTIYKVTVRHGEMRVIQSIPLKLKKGQDPVTGTDRITGLPNVPQSDETPYNREGTKPLPFDPYGLDTEGITYNPRDHTFWLCEEYRPSLVHVKQDGTILERIVPKGEAKNALAPYIPVKERLPSVFSKRNQNRGFEGVTVTPDGKWLYTMVQSPLANPDQKAAKSSRTLRVIKMDLKRQKVVAEYPYLTDDARLYQGLNQYDVMVSDMYAVAEDHIIVDERDKNSIKKLYLTDFSNATNLLLGQKDRKTRVRTLEQMSVDELKQAGIHFPSKRLLVDLISLNYPYEKVEGITMPNSHTIALINDNDFGIGDASGVDTELWTIDIRRRH; encoded by the coding sequence GTGGCGGCCGGGTTCCTTGCACTGGGGGTGCAGAATCTGGTCAATGCGGCTTCTCTGTCGTCCAGCGTACACCGGCAACCCTGTGTCACAGGCAAGTATGTGCTTCGTGATGCTCCACCTCTGGGTCACGGAATTCGGGCCGGTATGGGTTCCGGTTTGGTCCATCTCCCCGAAGATCCGGAGAACGTTTATTACACCATCACCGACCGCGGACCGAACGTCGAAGTGAAAGTGGGAGATGAAAAGCGTCGCACATTTCCACTGGAAAAGTTTACACCGACTATCTACAAGGTGACTGTCCGCCATGGGGAGATGAGGGTGATCCAATCTATACCGCTGAAGCTGAAGAAAGGGCAGGATCCGGTCACCGGGACGGATCGGATTACCGGTCTGCCCAATGTTCCTCAATCGGACGAGACTCCGTATAACAGGGAGGGCACAAAGCCCCTTCCTTTTGATCCATATGGTCTAGATACCGAGGGGATCACCTATAACCCAAGAGACCATACTTTCTGGCTGTGTGAAGAATACCGACCCAGCCTGGTCCATGTGAAACAGGACGGGACCATTTTGGAACGGATCGTGCCAAAGGGTGAGGCGAAAAACGCTTTGGCCCCCTATATTCCTGTGAAGGAAAGACTCCCGTCGGTTTTTTCTAAACGAAATCAGAACCGGGGTTTTGAAGGGGTGACCGTTACTCCCGATGGAAAATGGCTTTACACGATGGTACAGAGTCCTTTGGCCAATCCGGACCAGAAAGCTGCCAAAAGCTCCCGCACCCTTAGGGTTATAAAAATGGATCTGAAGAGACAGAAAGTCGTTGCGGAGTACCCCTATTTGACTGACGATGCCCGTTTGTATCAGGGTTTGAACCAATATGATGTGATGGTATCAGACATGTATGCAGTGGCGGAAGATCACATTATTGTGGATGAACGTGATAAAAACAGCATAAAAAAGCTCTATTTGACTGACTTTTCTAATGCGACAAACCTTCTTCTGGGGCAAAAGGATAGAAAAACCCGTGTTCGGACGCTGGAACAGATGAGTGTAGATGAACTGAAACAGGCGGGAATTCATTTTCCGTCCAAACGGTTGCTGGTTGATCTCATATCCTTGAATTATCCCTATGAGAAGGTGGAAGGGATTACCATGCCTAACAGCCATACTATCGCCCTGATCAATGACAACGATTTTGGAATCGGTGATGCATCTGGTGTTGATACGGAGTTGTGGACCATTGACATAAGGAGAAGGCATTGA
- the ehuB gene encoding ectoine/hydroxyectoine ABC transporter substrate-binding protein EhuB, producing MSKKHFFNIVVLLVFIVSTTACSGLNLGLHGGDTLTRAKEEGVVTIGFANEKPYAYKDDNGKVTGEAVEVARSVFKKMGINKIEPVLVDFGSLIPGLKSGRFDVITAGMYITPTRCKEVVFADPEYKIGEAIAVKKGNPKNLHSYEDIAANPQVRVAVMKGAVEVSYLKKSGVKENQIIIVPDQPSAISALESGRVDTVTMTGPSLRAMMESTGAKDIVEVNDFKQPIVDGKSVLGYGAAAFRKEDKKFRDAFSRELAEMKKSDALLNVLKPFGFTEVNLPDKKADELCKP from the coding sequence GTGTCAAAGAAACATTTTTTTAACATCGTGGTATTGCTGGTTTTCATCGTATCAACAACGGCATGCAGCGGGCTTAATTTGGGCTTGCATGGCGGGGACACTCTCACGCGTGCGAAAGAAGAAGGGGTTGTCACAATCGGGTTCGCCAATGAGAAACCTTATGCTTATAAAGATGATAATGGTAAAGTGACGGGAGAGGCCGTCGAGGTTGCACGTTCTGTTTTTAAAAAAATGGGAATTAACAAAATCGAGCCGGTTTTGGTGGACTTTGGATCATTGATTCCCGGATTGAAATCAGGTCGTTTTGATGTCATTACCGCAGGGATGTACATTACACCGACTCGTTGCAAAGAAGTGGTGTTTGCCGACCCTGAATACAAAATCGGGGAAGCCATCGCTGTGAAAAAAGGCAACCCGAAGAATCTTCACAGCTATGAAGACATTGCCGCCAATCCGCAAGTGAGGGTCGCGGTGATGAAGGGGGCGGTTGAGGTTAGTTATTTGAAGAAATCGGGTGTAAAAGAGAATCAAATTATCATCGTTCCGGACCAGCCTTCTGCGATCTCCGCATTGGAATCCGGGCGGGTGGATACGGTCACGATGACAGGTCCTTCTTTACGGGCCATGATGGAATCCACCGGTGCCAAAGATATCGTGGAAGTGAACGACTTCAAACAGCCGATCGTGGACGGAAAAAGTGTACTCGGATATGGAGCGGCTGCCTTCCGAAAAGAAGATAAAAAATTTCGTGATGCATTCAGTCGAGAATTGGCGGAAATGAAAAAGTCCGATGCATTACTGAACGTGCTGAAACCGTTCGGATTCACCGAAGTGAATTTGCCCGATAAAAAGGCTGATGAACTGTGCAAACCTTAA
- the smpB gene encoding SsrA-binding protein SmpB: protein MPKKGTKVIARNKKATHDYHIEETLEAGIVLTGTEIKSIRQGRVNLKDSYARIKDGEVYVVNMHISPYEQGNRFNHDPTRERKLLLHKQEINKLIGLTQQKGYTLVPLDVHLRNGFAKVELALAKGKKLYDKRAAIAKRDAEREIQRQLKERIRG, encoded by the coding sequence ATGCCGAAAAAAGGTACTAAAGTGATTGCACGCAACAAGAAGGCGACGCATGACTACCACATCGAGGAGACACTGGAAGCAGGCATTGTCCTCACCGGTACTGAGATCAAGTCGATCCGACAGGGCCGGGTCAACCTGAAGGACAGCTACGCGCGCATCAAAGACGGAGAAGTATACGTGGTCAACATGCATATCAGCCCGTATGAGCAGGGCAATCGCTTCAACCACGACCCGACCCGGGAACGCAAATTGCTCCTGCACAAGCAGGAAATCAATAAACTGATCGGCCTTACGCAACAAAAAGGGTATACCTTGGTACCGTTGGATGTTCATTTGCGTAATGGTTTCGCCAAAGTGGAGTTGGCGTTGGCCAAAGGGAAGAAACTGTACGACAAACGCGCCGCTATTGCCAAACGCGACGCTGAGCGCGAAATTCAGCGGCAATTGAAGGAACGTATTCGGGGCTGA
- the ehuC gene encoding ectoine/hydroxyectoine ABC transporter permease subunit EhuC, with translation MISIGVYEKILPALLQGLGITVQLTIFSAILAFFVSFLVGFGRLSRFYPLRVVCVFFVEVFRGTSLLVQLFWLYFVLPQLGIWLPADLAGLLALGLNAGAYGSEIVRSSILAIPKGQIEAAVALNMTPGQRMRSVILPQAFRIMLPSFGNLLIELLKGTSLVSLITISDMTFQATTLRTNMNQYTPEIFGLLLILYFLVAYPLTLGVRWLERRLSTGRS, from the coding sequence GTGATTTCGATCGGGGTCTACGAAAAAATATTGCCAGCTTTGCTGCAAGGGCTTGGAATTACGGTTCAGCTAACGATCTTTTCGGCCATATTGGCCTTTTTCGTCTCCTTTTTGGTAGGATTTGGACGCCTGTCGAGATTTTATCCACTCCGAGTGGTGTGTGTTTTTTTTGTTGAAGTTTTCCGCGGGACTTCATTGCTGGTTCAATTGTTTTGGCTGTATTTTGTCCTGCCTCAGCTTGGCATCTGGTTACCGGCGGATTTAGCGGGTTTACTCGCTCTTGGTCTTAACGCTGGGGCGTATGGATCAGAAATCGTCCGCAGCTCGATTCTGGCTATCCCCAAGGGGCAGATCGAAGCGGCTGTTGCGCTGAACATGACACCAGGGCAGAGGATGCGAAGTGTGATCCTGCCGCAGGCTTTTCGGATTATGTTACCATCCTTTGGTAATCTGCTCATCGAATTGTTGAAAGGAACATCCTTAGTTTCCTTGATTACGATCTCTGATATGACATTTCAAGCAACAACCTTACGGACAAATATGAATCAGTATACCCCTGAAATATTCGGTCTGTTGCTCATCCTATATTTTCTCGTCGCCTATCCGCTGACGTTGGGCGTGCGCTGGTTAGAGCGCAGACTTTCAACGGGGAGGTCTTAA